One bacterium genomic window carries:
- a CDS encoding septal ring lytic transglycosylase RlpA family protein, whose amino-acid sequence MRIFPPLFRYSLILAICATCLACATRPLRLPPPAGPRKGPEFPLNYTEEGIASWYGADFHGRRTANGEIYDMYKNTAAHRYLPLGCYTQVVNLKNQKSLVVKINDRGPFVKDRILDLSYGAACALGMAEDGLAPVKIELIRLPEQGGEQEGGFFIQIGAFSYQANADRLQQQLSVHYPTRQVVYQRPDSPPLHRVWIGPFEHIFSARKTLQEFETMGYTDSFIVAE is encoded by the coding sequence ATGCGTATTTTTCCCCCTCTCTTCCGATACAGCTTGATTTTGGCGATCTGTGCCACCTGTCTGGCCTGTGCCACAAGGCCGCTGCGTCTTCCTCCGCCAGCAGGTCCCCGAAAAGGCCCCGAATTTCCTCTCAACTATACGGAAGAAGGAATCGCTTCCTGGTATGGTGCTGATTTTCACGGCAGAAGGACCGCCAATGGAGAGATCTATGATATGTACAAGAATACAGCGGCTCACCGATATCTCCCCCTGGGCTGTTATACCCAGGTGGTTAATCTGAAGAATCAAAAGTCTCTTGTAGTCAAGATCAATGACCGGGGGCCTTTTGTCAAGGACCGGATCCTTGACCTTTCCTATGGTGCGGCCTGTGCTCTGGGAATGGCTGAAGATGGCCTCGCACCGGTAAAGATCGAGTTGATTCGGCTGCCAGAGCAGGGAGGGGAGCAGGAAGGTGGTTTCTTTATCCAGATTGGCGCCTTCAGTTATCAGGCCAATGCTGATCGCTTGCAGCAGCAGCTTTCCGTCCATTATCCAACCCGTCAGGTAGTCTATCAGAGGCCGGACTCCCCGCCGCTTCACCGGGTCTGGATCGGCCCCTTCGAGCATATTTTCTCAGCCCGCAAAACCTTACAGGAGTTTGAGACCATGGGCTACACCGACTCTTTTATCGTAGCCGAGTAA
- a CDS encoding DUF5132 domain-containing protein — protein MALLDKMVEGWGPGILAGIGLALAAPVVLPLVGNIVRPLAKTVIKGGVIVGDKVKEMAAEVSEQVSDLVAEVRAEEAAASARSGQGSNPPSTPLEHPAQG, from the coding sequence ATGGCCTTGCTTGATAAGATGGTTGAAGGGTGGGGACCGGGTATTCTGGCAGGCATTGGCCTGGCTTTGGCTGCGCCTGTTGTCTTGCCGCTGGTGGGAAATATAGTCCGGCCTCTGGCCAAGACGGTAATCAAGGGAGGAGTCATTGTCGGAGACAAGGTTAAGGAGATGGCTGCCGAAGTCAGTGAGCAGGTCAGTGACCTGGTAGCCGAAGTCAGGGCTGAGGAAGCAGCAGCCTCGGCCAGATCAGGGCAGGGGAGCAATCCTCCGTCCACACCTCTTGAGCACCCGGCACAGGGATAG
- the selD gene encoding selenide, water dikinase SelD, protein MSRKDKIKLTHGVKSAGUASKLGPGDLQALLARLPQQAEHPKVLAGFGHAEDAGVYQLSEDLALIQTVDFFTPIVDDPFDFGQIAAANSLSDVYAMGGTPISALNIVAFPIRCLGIEVLEQILQGGATALAEAGIPLIGGHSIEDEEVKYGLSVAGLIHPQKIIRNNTLKPGDKLVLTKPIGTGVIATALKAEMANSEHVQAMIRSMKSLNELPARIMQDYEVHACTDITGFGLLGHIREMVDGSGCTIRIYSQSIPFIEGAPDYARLGLVPGGAYRNREFVQNYLTGYESIAQEIQDLLVDPQTSGGLLISLPAASSGQFLEALLNTYPLPSAIIGEVIAGSEQIQIARHP, encoded by the coding sequence ATGAGCAGAAAAGACAAAATAAAATTGACCCACGGGGTCAAATCCGCTGGCTGAGCTTCCAAACTGGGTCCGGGTGACCTGCAGGCTCTGCTGGCCCGCCTGCCGCAGCAGGCGGAGCATCCGAAGGTGCTGGCCGGGTTTGGCCATGCGGAGGATGCTGGTGTGTATCAACTCTCCGAGGATCTGGCTTTGATTCAGACTGTTGATTTTTTTACTCCTATTGTGGACGACCCGTTCGATTTCGGCCAAATTGCCGCAGCCAATTCTCTGAGCGATGTTTACGCCATGGGCGGCACGCCGATTTCCGCCCTGAATATCGTCGCTTTTCCCATTCGCTGTCTGGGAATCGAGGTTCTTGAGCAAATCCTGCAAGGAGGAGCGACGGCTCTGGCCGAAGCCGGAATTCCCTTGATCGGGGGGCACAGTATCGAGGATGAGGAGGTCAAATACGGCCTGTCCGTGGCCGGGCTTATTCATCCCCAAAAAATCATCCGGAATAATACCCTGAAACCAGGCGACAAACTGGTGCTGACCAAGCCCATCGGCACGGGAGTCATAGCCACTGCCCTGAAAGCGGAAATGGCCAATTCCGAGCATGTCCAGGCTATGATCCGGTCCATGAAAAGCCTGAACGAACTTCCCGCCCGGATAATGCAGGATTATGAAGTTCATGCCTGTACGGACATTACCGGCTTTGGCCTTCTGGGACACATCCGGGAGATGGTCGATGGTTCCGGCTGCACCATCCGGATATACAGCCAAAGCATACCCTTTATCGAGGGGGCCCCTGATTATGCCCGGCTGGGCCTCGTTCCTGGCGGGGCATATCGCAACAGGGAGTTTGTTCAAAATTACCTCACCGGCTACGAATCAATTGCTCAGGAGATTCAGGATCTGCTTGTTGATCCGCAAACCTCCGGCGGCCTTTTGATTTCCCTCCCGGCTGCCTCGAGCGGACAATTTCTGGAAGCTCTTCTCAACACTTATCCTCTGCCGTCGGCCATTATCGGTGAGGTCATCGCAGGATCGGAGCAAATTCAGATCGCCCGGCATCCGTGA
- the alaS gene encoding alanine--tRNA ligase has product MESKEIRSAFLRFFEEKGHTVLPGSSLVPHGDPTLLFTNAGMVQFKDIFTGKAARAFPRAATCQKCVRAGGKHNDLENVGYTARHHTFFEMLGNFSFGDYFKQQAIELAWEFLVSRLNLPREKLWVTIFREDDEAFRIWTETIGQPQERIVRLGEKDNFWAMGDTGPCGPCSEILIDQGPEFSCGQPNCAPGCDCDRYLELWNLVFMQYERSKEGVLSPLPKPSIDTGMGLERVSAVLQRSRSNYETDLFWPVIRFIGELSGREYLTGCFGAKDNVSIRVIADHARSCTFLIADGVLPSNEGRGYVLRRIIRRAARHGKMLGIERPFLFQTIERVVSTMKDAYPEIEDRQGLIASVVRQEEERFSHTLERGMAVLDEIIARARQQADSGQAEKARIVPGEDIFRLYDTFGFPVDLAQDILKENSLEFDQAGFEAAMDQQRQMARQAWVQGAESRELSPALVQLGRELPPTWFLGYTDEECQARVLAILRNGERVSRAEQGDEVDIILDKTTFYGEKGGQVGDQGILEKEGMRAEVFDTRWPTPSLVIHRSRIKKGHLQEGDEVQTRIDRERRKSIARNHTATHLLQAALRQVLGDHVKQSGSLVEPDRLRFDFTHFTAVLPEELERVESLINEKVVENLAVNTTVMNREEAVRVATALFGEKYEQEVRVVRTADFSSEVCGGTHTGSTGEIGLFKITNESSIAAGVRRIEAITGFGAYQYVRQIEQEVRSTARLLKSDLAISRKVEQLVAVSRQQEKEIQRLKEKLSASITAAILEYRRQVDDITVLAHHIRELELDAAGLRDMADLLKDRLRSGIIVLGSTQDGKVNLVAVVTNDLSNRFHAGNIIKKISAIVGGSGGGRPTMAQAGGNRPEKLDEALLQVAEIVKE; this is encoded by the coding sequence ATGGAATCAAAAGAGATAAGATCAGCTTTTTTACGGTTTTTTGAGGAAAAGGGTCATACGGTCCTGCCCGGCTCTTCGCTGGTGCCGCATGGGGATCCCACCCTGCTGTTTACCAATGCCGGAATGGTCCAGTTTAAGGATATTTTCACCGGCAAGGCAGCGCGGGCCTTTCCCAGAGCAGCCACCTGCCAGAAATGCGTGCGGGCCGGAGGAAAGCACAACGATCTTGAGAACGTCGGCTATACGGCCCGGCATCATACCTTTTTCGAGATGCTGGGTAATTTCTCCTTCGGCGATTACTTCAAGCAGCAGGCTATCGAACTGGCGTGGGAGTTTCTGGTCAGCCGGTTGAACCTGCCCAGGGAAAAACTCTGGGTTACCATCTTCCGCGAGGATGATGAAGCCTTTCGGATCTGGACTGAAACAATCGGCCAGCCGCAAGAGCGAATCGTCCGTCTGGGAGAAAAAGATAATTTCTGGGCTATGGGAGATACCGGCCCCTGCGGTCCCTGCTCGGAAATCCTGATCGATCAGGGCCCTGAATTCAGTTGCGGCCAGCCCAATTGTGCACCGGGCTGTGACTGTGACCGCTACCTGGAATTGTGGAACTTGGTCTTTATGCAGTATGAGCGCTCGAAAGAAGGGGTATTATCTCCTCTGCCAAAGCCGAGCATCGATACCGGCATGGGTCTTGAGCGCGTTTCGGCTGTCTTGCAAAGGAGCCGGTCAAACTATGAGACCGACCTTTTCTGGCCGGTTATCCGGTTCATCGGGGAGCTTTCAGGCCGCGAATATCTGACCGGCTGTTTCGGGGCCAAGGATAATGTCTCGATCCGGGTAATTGCCGACCATGCCCGCTCCTGCACCTTTTTGATTGCCGACGGGGTCCTCCCCTCGAATGAAGGCCGGGGGTATGTCCTGCGGCGGATCATCCGGCGGGCCGCCCGGCATGGCAAGATGCTGGGCATCGAGCGGCCCTTCCTGTTTCAGACCATCGAGCGGGTGGTATCGACCATGAAAGATGCGTATCCTGAAATCGAGGACCGGCAGGGGCTGATCGCCTCCGTGGTCAGGCAGGAGGAGGAGCGTTTTTCGCATACCCTGGAGCGGGGTATGGCTGTACTCGATGAAATCATAGCCAGAGCACGTCAGCAGGCGGATTCCGGCCAGGCGGAAAAGGCGCGGATCGTGCCGGGTGAGGATATCTTCAGGCTGTATGATACCTTCGGCTTTCCGGTGGACCTGGCCCAGGATATCCTGAAGGAAAACAGCCTGGAATTCGATCAGGCAGGATTTGAGGCTGCTATGGATCAGCAGCGGCAGATGGCCCGGCAGGCCTGGGTGCAGGGGGCTGAGAGCAGGGAGCTTTCTCCCGCCCTGGTGCAACTGGGCCGCGAGCTTCCTCCAACCTGGTTTCTCGGATACACCGATGAGGAATGCCAGGCCAGGGTTCTGGCCATTCTCCGCAATGGTGAGCGGGTCAGCAGGGCGGAGCAGGGGGATGAGGTGGACATTATTCTCGATAAAACCACCTTCTACGGAGAAAAGGGCGGACAGGTCGGAGATCAGGGCATCCTGGAAAAAGAGGGGATGCGGGCTGAAGTATTCGACACCCGGTGGCCGACTCCGTCGCTTGTCATCCACCGGAGCCGGATCAAAAAGGGGCACCTCCAGGAGGGTGACGAGGTTCAGACCAGGATCGACCGGGAGCGGCGAAAAAGCATTGCCCGCAATCACACGGCCACCCACCTTTTGCAGGCCGCCCTGCGGCAGGTTCTGGGCGACCATGTCAAACAGTCCGGCTCCCTGGTGGAACCCGATCGCCTGCGGTTTGACTTTACCCATTTTACCGCTGTCCTTCCGGAGGAACTGGAGAGGGTCGAATCCCTGATCAATGAAAAGGTAGTCGAGAACCTGGCTGTAAACACTACGGTCATGAACCGGGAGGAAGCGGTCAGGGTGGCCACTGCCTTATTCGGCGAGAAATATGAACAGGAAGTGCGGGTGGTCCGGACAGCGGATTTCAGCTCCGAAGTGTGCGGAGGAACCCATACCGGGAGTACGGGGGAAATCGGCCTCTTCAAGATCACCAACGAGTCGAGCATTGCCGCTGGAGTGCGAAGGATCGAGGCCATAACCGGCTTTGGCGCATACCAGTACGTTCGCCAGATCGAGCAGGAAGTCAGGAGCACGGCCAGACTCCTCAAATCGGATCTGGCCATCAGCCGCAAGGTCGAACAACTGGTGGCCGTAAGCCGCCAGCAGGAGAAGGAAATCCAGCGGCTGAAGGAAAAACTGTCAGCCAGCATCACCGCCGCTATCCTGGAATACCGCCGCCAGGTGGACGATATTACGGTCCTGGCCCATCACATCAGGGAGCTTGAGCTGGATGCAGCGGGATTGCGCGATATGGCCGATCTTCTCAAAGACCGCCTCCGCTCCGGAATTATTGTCCTTGGCAGCACGCAGGACGGCAAGGTGAACCTGGTGGCCGTGGTGACCAATGACCTGAGCAACCGGTTCCATGCGGGAAATATTATCAAAAAAATTTCAGCTATCGTCGGAGGCAGTGGGGGAGGCCGTCCCACCATGGCTCAGGCCGGAGGCAACAGACCGGAGAAATTGGATGAGGCCTTGTTGCAGGTAGCTGAAATTGTTAAAGAATAG
- a CDS encoding homoserine dehydrogenase: protein MDIKVGLIGLGTVGRGVVNILMQDSQVLTAHLGFPVQLVKIADINPKRAEGLNLPSGMLTTSAEEILHDPQIQIVIELIGGYEPARTFLLQAFSHGKHVVTANKALLAKHGEEIFEAAAARQVDIGFEASVGGGIPIIRAVREGLAANRIKSVYGIINGTANYILTEMERRGSSFESVLSEAQAQGFAEADPTFDIKGIDTAHKLAILASLCFGTRLSLDTIFIEGIDRITPLDLQFARELGYKIKLLALAKDVNGEIEARVHPTLLSQDYLLATVDGVFNAISVVGERVGSTMFYGMGAGEQPTATAVLSDVMEIARNIRKGITRRITPTSFSEEYIQEKKVRDINQIVSAYYLRFSALDKPGVMSRISGILGEHNISLASVIQKERRVGEAVPIVMMTHEALEQNIQNALGEINSLPFVTEKANLIRVAKLD, encoded by the coding sequence ATGGATATCAAGGTGGGTCTTATCGGACTTGGTACGGTTGGCCGGGGAGTGGTCAATATCCTGATGCAGGATTCGCAGGTTCTAACCGCTCATCTGGGTTTTCCCGTGCAACTGGTTAAAATTGCTGACATAAACCCGAAGCGGGCTGAAGGACTGAATTTGCCTTCCGGAATGCTGACAACCAGTGCAGAGGAAATTCTTCATGATCCGCAGATTCAGATTGTCATTGAGTTGATTGGCGGCTATGAGCCGGCCAGGACCTTTCTCCTTCAGGCTTTTTCGCACGGCAAGCATGTTGTGACTGCGAACAAGGCACTTTTGGCCAAACATGGAGAGGAGATATTTGAGGCTGCCGCGGCCAGGCAGGTGGATATTGGCTTCGAGGCCAGCGTTGGCGGAGGAATTCCGATCATCAGGGCTGTCAGGGAGGGCCTGGCGGCTAACCGCATCAAGTCGGTTTATGGCATTATCAACGGAACAGCCAATTATATTCTGACCGAGATGGAAAGACGGGGAAGCTCCTTTGAGAGCGTTCTCAGTGAGGCTCAGGCTCAGGGCTTTGCCGAGGCTGATCCCACCTTCGATATCAAGGGAATTGATACGGCCCATAAGCTGGCTATCCTTGCCTCTTTGTGCTTTGGTACCCGCCTCTCTCTCGATACGATATTTATCGAAGGGATTGACCGGATTACCCCCCTTGATTTGCAGTTTGCCAGGGAACTTGGTTACAAGATCAAGCTTTTGGCTCTGGCTAAAGATGTCAATGGTGAAATTGAGGCCAGGGTCCATCCAACCCTGCTTTCTCAGGATTACCTTTTGGCTACTGTGGATGGAGTGTTCAATGCCATCTCTGTGGTTGGCGAGCGGGTCGGGTCAACCATGTTCTACGGCATGGGTGCCGGCGAGCAGCCGACAGCGACCGCCGTGCTCAGCGATGTCATGGAAATTGCCCGAAACATCCGAAAAGGCATTACCCGGCGGATAACTCCAACCTCATTCTCCGAAGAGTATATCCAAGAGAAAAAAGTGAGAGATATCAATCAGATTGTCTCTGCTTACTACCTTCGATTCTCCGCCCTGGACAAACCAGGAGTCATGTCGAGGATTTCCGGAATACTTGGTGAGCATAATATCAGCCTTGCTTCAGTCATTCAGAAGGAGCGGCGGGTTGGAGAGGCGGTTCCGATCGTCATGATGACTCATGAAGCCCTGGAGCAGAATATCCAGAATGCTCTCGGCGAGATTAACAGCCTCCCCTTTGTTACTGAAAAAGCGAACCTGATCCGGGTAGCGAAGCTTGATTAA
- the nadA gene encoding quinolinate synthase NadA yields the protein MSAKEQVVMSAKMENEYLTEQITRLRQEKKAVILAHNYQRPELLDIADVQGDSLELSRAAAKTEARVIVFCGVRFMAETASILCPDKVVLLPQADAECPLANHISVDQVRGMREKYPQAMVVCYVNSSAEVKAASDICCTSANAVRVVNSLNGARQVVMLPDRNLARYVARHTDKQIIAWEGGCPAHCQLQAEEVLSMKVAHPEARFMAHPECDHKVLELADCVTSTSGMLRYVDQSGAPEFIVGTEEGMVHVLKVAFPDKVFYHFPRPMICRDMKKITLASVYEALVRMQHVVSVSDDIRKPALECISRMMKVG from the coding sequence ATGTCAGCAAAAGAACAAGTGGTTATGTCAGCAAAAATGGAAAACGAATACCTTACCGAGCAAATCACGAGATTGAGACAGGAGAAAAAGGCTGTCATTCTGGCTCATAATTATCAGCGGCCGGAATTACTGGACATAGCCGATGTCCAGGGGGATTCCCTGGAGCTGAGCCGGGCAGCGGCCAAAACCGAAGCCAGGGTCATTGTCTTCTGTGGTGTGCGGTTTATGGCGGAAACAGCTTCGATCCTCTGTCCGGACAAGGTGGTTTTACTGCCGCAGGCCGATGCCGAATGCCCTCTGGCCAATCATATATCCGTGGACCAGGTGCGCGGCATGCGGGAAAAATACCCGCAGGCTATGGTAGTCTGCTATGTAAACTCGTCGGCTGAGGTCAAGGCAGCCAGCGATATCTGCTGCACCTCGGCCAATGCCGTCCGGGTGGTGAACTCGCTGAATGGCGCACGGCAGGTGGTGATGCTTCCGGATAGAAATCTGGCCCGCTATGTGGCCCGGCATACTGATAAACAGATTATTGCCTGGGAAGGGGGATGCCCTGCTCATTGCCAGTTGCAGGCCGAAGAGGTGCTGAGCATGAAAGTTGCCCATCCGGAAGCCAGGTTCATGGCCCATCCGGAATGTGATCACAAGGTCCTGGAACTGGCCGATTGCGTGACCAGCACTTCGGGCATGCTCCGGTATGTGGATCAGTCCGGGGCTCCGGAATTCATTGTCGGTACTGAGGAAGGAATGGTCCATGTGCTGAAGGTGGCCTTTCCTGATAAAGTGTTTTATCATTTTCCCCGGCCCATGATCTGCCGGGATATGAAAAAAATTACCCTGGCCTCGGTGTATGAGGCCCTTGTCAGAATGCAGCATGTGGTCAGCGTTTCTGATGACATTCGAAAACCCGCTCTGGAGTGTATATCCAGAATGATGAAGGTCGGGTGA
- a CDS encoding AAA family ATPase, translating to MRVERKAVAYTPPNEEPDEGTFEIVKKLNGLIEFISHQIVGREEIIRQSFYALLTGEHQLLFSRTGMAKSLQARQIFNCFEQVTVFEKQLTKDTMPDNLFGAYDIVQLKRGKLVHNVDGSIVLADFAFLDEVFDANDMLLRSLLSLLNEKRFMNGGEQISSPLNTVIATANYVRVTEVLEAVLDRFLYKSFIPENKNLYLQMLIDYVFRENHGRVVDPQVKINLEELCALKNIINSQRIEIPDYILFLKNYIVRRYIEEVRSTDPERPDFIIGDRTSVKIQNLLRASAILDYRTAVEEKDLEQMYYLICMLGKNNEKERLSTIVETARKYFGDDKEVLEDILPISRLVWEMKRSRGEDDPLKSARMISAMEGIEDALKDKGNRRGFRKKLADMMPKRVITLPHKSEMERIVSMVRQYCTTLKNIAAKKETIELISGLEEDLDNFRLRPQ from the coding sequence ATGAGAGTTGAAAGGAAAGCAGTGGCTTATACCCCTCCGAATGAGGAACCCGATGAGGGGACGTTCGAGATAGTCAAAAAACTCAATGGTCTGATCGAGTTTATCAGCCATCAGATTGTTGGCCGGGAAGAGATCATCCGCCAGTCGTTCTATGCTCTTCTTACGGGAGAGCATCAGTTGCTCTTCAGCCGGACCGGTATGGCCAAAAGCCTCCAGGCAAGGCAGATATTCAATTGCTTCGAACAGGTCACGGTTTTTGAAAAGCAGCTTACCAAAGACACCATGCCCGATAATCTGTTTGGGGCTTACGACATTGTCCAGCTCAAAAGAGGGAAACTGGTTCACAATGTCGATGGCTCCATCGTGCTGGCTGATTTCGCCTTCCTGGATGAGGTCTTTGATGCTAATGACATGCTCCTGCGCTCATTGCTTTCTCTTTTGAATGAAAAAAGGTTCATGAATGGGGGCGAGCAGATTTCTTCACCGCTCAACACCGTTATCGCCACAGCCAATTACGTGCGGGTCACGGAAGTGCTGGAGGCTGTTTTGGACAGGTTTTTGTACAAGAGCTTTATTCCGGAGAACAAGAACCTGTATCTCCAGATGCTTATCGACTATGTTTTTCGCGAAAATCATGGCCGGGTAGTCGACCCACAGGTAAAAATCAATCTGGAGGAGCTCTGTGCTCTGAAGAATATCATTAACAGCCAGCGTATTGAAATTCCGGATTATATCCTTTTTCTGAAAAACTATATTGTAAGAAGATACATCGAGGAGGTAAGGTCCACAGATCCTGAACGGCCCGATTTCATCATTGGCGACCGAACCAGTGTCAAGATTCAGAACCTGCTGCGTGCCTCGGCAATTCTCGATTACCGGACAGCGGTGGAGGAGAAGGATCTTGAGCAGATGTATTACCTGATTTGCATGCTGGGGAAAAACAATGAGAAAGAGCGTCTATCCACAATCGTGGAAACTGCCCGGAAATACTTTGGAGACGATAAGGAAGTGCTGGAAGACATTCTTCCTATCAGCCGGCTGGTGTGGGAAATGAAAAGGTCCAGAGGAGAAGATGATCCCCTGAAATCGGCAAGGATGATCTCGGCAATGGAAGGAATTGAGGATGCGTTGAAGGATAAGGGTAACCGTCGTGGCTTTCGGAAGAAGCTGGCTGACATGATGCCGAAAAGGGTTATTACCCTGCCTCACAAATCGGAAATGGAAAGAATCGTGAGTATGGTTCGTCAGTATTGTACTACTTTGAAAAATATAGCTGCGAAAAAGGAAACTATTGAGCTTATCAGTGGATTGGAGGAAGACCTGGATAATTTCCGGCTTAGGCCGCAATAA
- a CDS encoding formate dehydrogenase accessory sulfurtransferase FdhD: MKDHTTVEVTKIRKSGVFSIQDEVIREIPLTIRINGTPCATLMRTPGRERELALGFCFTEGILPDSWREGGLQWEDCNPQGNTIGLQIEHSPAFQPARPLSSPSSLTDSAEIRFMEPEPSGDETEIANRISPSVGTIDCQLRIPLPVLHSIEGQARQKQALFTLTGATHAACIFDHQGNYLFCFEDMARHNALDKAIGHALLAGVELGDKILFLSGRTNYTLICKAARCRIPLVASVSAPTSLAVSLSRRVGITLIGFLRSGEMNIYAGAERIVM, translated from the coding sequence GTGAAGGATCATACAACCGTTGAAGTTACCAAAATCAGGAAATCCGGGGTCTTTTCAATCCAGGATGAAGTCATTCGGGAAATCCCCCTGACGATCCGGATTAACGGCACCCCGTGCGCGACCCTGATGCGCACTCCGGGGCGGGAAAGAGAATTAGCCCTTGGTTTTTGCTTTACTGAAGGCATCTTGCCTGATTCATGGCGGGAAGGCGGTCTTCAATGGGAAGATTGCAATCCGCAGGGCAATACCATCGGCCTGCAGATCGAACATTCCCCCGCGTTCCAGCCTGCCAGGCCCCTGTCTTCTCCTTCCTCCTTGACTGATTCTGCAGAGATCAGATTCATGGAACCGGAACCTTCTGGGGATGAGACTGAAATAGCCAACCGGATCTCTCCCTCCGTGGGCACAATCGACTGTCAACTGCGAATCCCGCTGCCGGTTCTGCACAGCATCGAGGGCCAGGCCCGGCAAAAGCAGGCCCTTTTCACCCTTACCGGAGCGACGCATGCAGCCTGTATCTTTGATCATCAGGGAAATTACCTTTTCTGTTTCGAGGATATGGCCCGGCATAACGCTTTGGATAAAGCCATCGGGCACGCTTTACTTGCCGGGGTGGAGCTTGGCGATAAAATTTTATTCCTGAGTGGCCGGACTAATTACACCCTGATTTGCAAGGCGGCCCGCTGCCGCATTCCCCTGGTTGCTTCCGTCTCCGCTCCCACCTCACTGGCAGTGAGTTTAAGCAGAAGGGTCGGGATAACGTTGATCGGATTTTTGCGCTCCGGAGAAATGAATATTTACGCAGGAGCGGAGCGGATCGTTATGTAA
- a CDS encoding AarF/ABC1/UbiB kinase family protein produces the protein MPLSGLNQTYKNIRRFQTILNVLFKNGFGHLIERLNLQHLITAGQRVIGLKRYPPLEADRISMPIRARMVFEELGPTFIKLGQLLSLRTDLIPEEFAAEFRKLQDRVPPVPFSEIKEQIESELKVPLESVFSYVEPIPYGSASIAQVHEAILPDGRQVMLKVQRPKITEIIETDISILFHLAYLLDRYVPESKVYSPSDIVDEFSRSIKRELDFTIEAGNTQRFANNFAKDRHVVIPKVYWELTTKKVLVLQRLSGVRIDQIETLKARGWSTSKIAVLGSKIFLKQILEYGFFHGDPHPGNLLVVDEDVLALIDFGIVGRMDRELKESCSIIFFSLLNKDYERLVQEYIKVGFTSPDTNIRHFRQDLTELLDTYLDRPMKLLNIGEIITHTIEISLRHHIKTPKDIILLGKTLLFIESIGTELDPNISLLAISRPYARRLISRRFHPRRLFNEVRTSLLDISDLIRPLPRQLRTLIQKLIDGKLEIEFVHLGLENLIHEIDRSSNRISFGLIISSLIIGSSIVMHTQIGPAILGLPAIGIAGYLSAAVMGIWLVISILRSGKL, from the coding sequence ATGCCCCTTTCCGGTCTGAATCAGACATATAAAAATATCCGCCGGTTCCAGACCATTCTGAATGTCCTTTTCAAGAATGGTTTTGGACATCTGATCGAGCGGCTCAATCTCCAGCACCTCATCACCGCAGGTCAGCGGGTAATCGGACTCAAGAGATATCCGCCACTCGAAGCGGACAGGATATCCATGCCTATCCGTGCCCGGATGGTGTTTGAAGAGCTTGGGCCTACCTTTATCAAGCTTGGTCAACTGCTGAGCCTGAGGACCGATCTTATTCCCGAAGAATTCGCCGCTGAATTCCGGAAGCTTCAGGACAGGGTGCCTCCGGTCCCTTTCAGTGAAATTAAAGAGCAGATCGAGTCGGAGCTGAAAGTTCCGCTGGAGTCGGTCTTCTCGTATGTTGAACCGATCCCCTATGGGTCCGCTTCCATTGCCCAGGTTCATGAAGCTATCCTGCCTGACGGACGGCAGGTCATGCTCAAGGTGCAGCGGCCCAAGATCACCGAAATAATCGAGACCGACATCAGCATTCTCTTCCACCTTGCCTATCTGCTTGACCGGTATGTTCCGGAAAGCAAAGTCTATTCCCCATCGGACATTGTCGATGAATTTTCCCGGTCCATCAAGCGTGAGCTTGACTTTACCATCGAGGCCGGTAATACTCAGCGCTTTGCCAATAACTTCGCCAAAGACCGGCATGTAGTGATTCCCAAGGTCTACTGGGAGCTGACTACCAAAAAAGTTCTGGTTCTGCAGCGGCTCAGTGGCGTACGCATCGACCAGATTGAGACCCTGAAGGCGCGGGGATGGAGCACCTCGAAGATCGCAGTTTTAGGCTCAAAGATTTTTTTGAAGCAGATTCTGGAATACGGTTTTTTTCATGGCGATCCGCATCCCGGAAATCTCCTGGTAGTGGACGAGGATGTTCTGGCGTTGATCGATTTTGGAATCGTCGGACGGATGGACAGGGAGCTTAAGGAGAGCTGCTCGATTATCTTTTTCTCCCTGCTGAACAAAGATTATGAAAGACTGGTTCAGGAGTATATTAAAGTAGGATTTACCTCACCCGATACCAATATCAGGCATTTCCGGCAGGACTTGACCGAACTGCTCGATACCTATCTCGACCGGCCCATGAAGCTTCTCAATATCGGGGAAATTATCACGCATACCATTGAAATCTCTCTGCGGCATCACATCAAAACCCCGAAGGATATTATCCTCCTGGGCAAAACCCTCCTGTTTATCGAAAGCATCGGAACCGAGCTTGATCCAAATATCAGCCTGCTGGCCATATCCCGGCCATACGCCCGGAGGCTGATAAGCAGAAGGTTCCACCCCCGGAGGCTGTTCAACGAGGTCAGAACCAGCCTGCTCGATATCTCCGACCTTATCAGGCCACTCCCCCGGCAACTGCGCACCCTGATCCAAAAACTCATCGACGGCAAGCTGGAGATCGAATTCGTGCACCTTGGCCTGGAAAACCTGATCCATGAGATCGACCGCTCCAGCAACCGGATATCCTTCGGGCTGATCATCTCTTCATTGATCATCGGCTCTTCCATTGTCATGCACACCCAGATCGGCCCGGCAATCCTGGGGTTGCCAGCCATCGGCATTGCAGGCTACCTGTCCGCCGCAGTCATGGGGATATGGCTGGTGATTTCGATCCTGCGGTCAGGGAAGCTGTAA